A genomic window from Streptomyces broussonetiae includes:
- a CDS encoding HdeD family acid-resistance protein produces MTAPSQSSGPVSPHGTGPHEGPMAAGMAALANLGWQILLTMGLATIALGVIALAWPGETLRVVGVLFGVYLLATGVFQLAAAFGTHVPRHLRVLHFITGAASILLGLICFKGTLESIFLLALWIGFSWLLRGTLETVAAASDQTMPGRGWHVAFGIIGTMAGIVMIIMPFASIATLTLVVGVMAIVLGLTEVVRAIRTRVEIGQLAPGTATQRRPLFHARAHPQH; encoded by the coding sequence ATGACAGCTCCTTCACAATCCTCCGGCCCCGTTTCCCCACACGGCACCGGGCCGCACGAGGGCCCCATGGCCGCAGGCATGGCCGCACTGGCGAACCTGGGCTGGCAGATCCTGCTCACCATGGGCCTCGCCACCATCGCCCTGGGCGTCATCGCCCTGGCCTGGCCGGGCGAGACCCTCCGCGTCGTCGGCGTGCTCTTCGGCGTCTACCTGCTTGCCACCGGTGTCTTCCAACTCGCCGCCGCCTTCGGCACCCACGTCCCCCGGCATCTTCGCGTACTGCACTTCATCACCGGCGCGGCCTCCATCCTGCTGGGACTGATCTGCTTCAAGGGCACCCTCGAGTCGATCTTTCTGCTCGCCCTGTGGATCGGCTTCAGCTGGCTCCTGCGGGGCACCCTGGAGACGGTTGCCGCAGCCTCCGATCAGACCATGCCGGGGCGCGGCTGGCACGTGGCCTTCGGCATCATCGGCACTATGGCCGGCATCGTGATGATCATCATGCCGTTCGCATCCATCGCGACACTCACACTGGTGGTGGGCGTCATGGCCATAGTTCTGGGCCTGACCGAGGTGGTCCGCGCCATCAGGACACGCGTCGAGATCGGCCAGCTCGCTCCCGGCACGGCCACCCAGCGGCGTCCTCTGTTCCACGCACGTGCGCACCCCCAGCACTGA
- a CDS encoding RNA polymerase sigma factor, with protein sequence MATDMPADTAAAEERWQRMWSHREQLLKVARRRSMSHEDAEDAVHEAMLRAAERPDLDDERLGAWLTTVTMRLCVDRYRQVNREAEVGSRPTLVAPGPVPVEEAVCDRAEAKWLAVRSGELPARQAEALRLKSEDLDVSQVAVRMGLSYRTVESLLARARRTLRASLAGTLGLVMFLVGRGRLRGGGKAQVVAVTSTAATLAVAGLVLPYALNAGGKGNGAAPRPAVSSDAQVRRSDATGRGLTLRTRTSPPPAPGARSRTPSPTGGKSRPLPVPVPSLPGVSSSALPGLSAPQVPRLPGVPKVPDLPTRSAASSVPSLPPAPTVPAAPFSAPVPAPRTSSSTPSPKLP encoded by the coding sequence ATGGCGACGGACATGCCTGCGGACACAGCGGCCGCCGAGGAGCGTTGGCAGCGCATGTGGAGCCATCGCGAGCAGCTGCTCAAGGTGGCCCGGCGACGCTCCATGAGCCACGAGGATGCCGAGGACGCCGTGCACGAGGCGATGCTGCGGGCCGCGGAACGCCCGGACCTCGACGACGAGCGGCTCGGCGCCTGGCTGACGACGGTGACGATGCGGCTGTGCGTCGACCGGTACCGGCAGGTCAACCGAGAGGCCGAGGTGGGCAGCCGCCCCACGCTCGTCGCGCCGGGCCCGGTCCCCGTCGAGGAAGCGGTGTGCGACCGGGCCGAGGCGAAGTGGCTCGCCGTGCGCAGCGGTGAGCTGCCCGCCCGGCAGGCGGAGGCACTCCGGCTGAAGTCCGAGGACCTGGACGTGAGTCAGGTCGCCGTGCGGATGGGGCTCAGCTACCGGACCGTCGAGTCGCTGCTCGCCCGGGCCCGGCGCACGCTGCGCGCCTCGCTGGCCGGGACGCTGGGGCTGGTGATGTTCCTGGTCGGGCGCGGGCGGCTGCGCGGGGGTGGCAAGGCCCAGGTGGTCGCGGTGACCTCGACGGCGGCGACCCTGGCGGTGGCGGGGCTCGTGCTGCCGTACGCGCTCAATGCGGGCGGGAAGGGGAACGGTGCGGCGCCGCGGCCGGCCGTGTCCAGCGACGCGCAGGTGCGGCGCAGCGACGCCACGGGCCGGGGGCTCACCCTGAGGACGCGCACCTCCCCGCCCCCGGCGCCCGGCGCCCGGAGTCGGACGCCCTCACCGACCGGGGGGAAGTCCCGGCCGCTGCCGGTGCCCGTGCCGTCCCTGCCGGGCGTGTCCTCATCCGCGCTCCCGGGGCTGTCGGCGCCGCAGGTCCCGCGGCTGCCCGGCGTACCCAAGGTGCCGGACCTGCCGACGAGGTCGGCCGCCTCGTCAGTCCCGTCGCTGCCCCCGGCCCCGACGGTACCGGCCGCTCCGTTCTCCGCCCCTGTCCCTGCCCCGAGGACGTCTTCGAGCACGCCGTCGCCGAAGCTGCCGTAG
- a CDS encoding lytic transglycosylase domain-containing protein, producing MTARALKGAALRGARGAAIAAAAMAVLTASQAPGAVSAEAAQPARKAAPAGHGASVSGDTPYRTGLPPLRTRKDGSAPGATVGGALPATVFAAYRRAEEELARSAPGCRLRWQLLAAIGQVESGQAWGGRVTPDGTTVTPILGPRLTGGAFAVVPDTDGGAYDGDPVYDRAVGPMQFIPSTWARWGADGNGDGRSDPNNVYDAALAAGRYLCAGGRDLSNPADLDRAILGYNHSDAYLRTVKAWFAYYLTGHRVVPDASTGSRSDRPKPSRTQRPKPSPPKSSHDREPAPGPSPTSSAPPASPSPSPSPAAGVPKASGTPLVPVPEPTLALPGGGVLPDVGP from the coding sequence GTGACAGCGCGTGCACTCAAGGGAGCAGCACTGAGGGGTGCCAGGGGTGCGGCGATCGCGGCGGCGGCGATGGCCGTGCTGACCGCATCGCAGGCACCGGGGGCGGTCTCGGCCGAGGCCGCGCAGCCCGCGCGGAAGGCGGCGCCCGCCGGGCACGGCGCCAGCGTGTCCGGCGACACCCCGTACCGCACCGGCCTCCCCCCGCTGCGGACACGGAAAGACGGCTCGGCACCGGGAGCGACGGTCGGCGGCGCCCTGCCCGCGACCGTGTTCGCCGCGTACCGGCGTGCCGAGGAGGAACTGGCGCGCAGCGCGCCCGGCTGCCGGCTGCGCTGGCAGCTGCTGGCCGCGATCGGCCAGGTGGAGTCCGGGCAGGCATGGGGTGGCCGGGTGACCCCGGACGGTACGACCGTGACGCCCATCCTCGGCCCGCGGCTGACCGGCGGCGCCTTCGCCGTCGTGCCGGACACCGACGGCGGCGCGTACGACGGGGACCCGGTGTACGACCGCGCGGTCGGCCCGATGCAGTTCATCCCGTCCACCTGGGCCCGCTGGGGCGCGGACGGCAACGGCGACGGACGGTCGGACCCGAACAACGTCTACGACGCCGCGCTCGCCGCCGGCCGCTACCTGTGCGCGGGCGGCCGCGACCTGTCGAACCCCGCCGACCTGGACCGGGCGATCCTGGGCTACAACCACTCGGACGCCTATCTACGCACCGTCAAGGCCTGGTTCGCGTACTACCTGACCGGACACCGCGTGGTGCCGGACGCGTCCACCGGATCCCGGTCGGACCGGCCGAAGCCGTCCCGCACACAGCGGCCGAAGCCCTCGCCGCCGAAGTCGTCGCACGACCGGGAGCCGGCCCCTGGCCCTTCGCCCACGTCGTCGGCGCCGCCCGCCTCACCCTCCCCCAGCCCGTCCCCAGCGGCGGGCGTGCCCAAGGCGTCCGGGACTCCGCTGGTCCCCGTCCCCGAGCCGACTCTCGCGCTGCCCGGCGGCGGCGTGCTGCCCGACGTGGGGCCGTGA
- a CDS encoding NAD(P)-dependent alcohol dehydrogenase — MRAFQLVGWRHPPELREVPVPEPGPGQVLVKVAGAGACHSDLHIMEAPGPPPGFTHLPFTLGHENAGWVQRLGPGVTGFAPGDPVIVYGSWGCGVCANCRQGRENYCQNLGGQGPGLGGGHDGGMAEYLLVPAPRYLIPLGTLDPRRAAPLSDAGLTSYHAVKRSLHLLGPGSTAVVIGAGGLGQMTIQILRALSAATTVVAVGTDAGKLETAKRMGADEALLSGDEAIARIKDLTAQQGAQLVLDMVGIDPTLRMAAQVARVLGHLTIVGLGGGALPVDFSSPPHECSVASPYWGTLPELMEVITLAQQEKIRMLVEHFPLERAGEAYQLLHDGKIQGRAVITPRHESDVSTRTGQRDMCCGGWRGAARGTPILSSRRGAVRMSSRRSLCVEYLVRHTPPSPASNIRLIG; from the coding sequence ATGCGGGCTTTCCAACTGGTCGGGTGGCGGCATCCGCCGGAGCTGCGCGAGGTGCCGGTTCCCGAGCCCGGGCCGGGGCAGGTGCTGGTGAAGGTCGCGGGTGCCGGTGCGTGCCACTCCGATCTGCACATCATGGAGGCACCCGGGCCGCCACCCGGCTTCACACATCTGCCTTTCACGCTCGGCCACGAGAACGCGGGATGGGTGCAACGGCTGGGGCCCGGTGTTACCGGGTTCGCGCCCGGGGACCCTGTGATCGTCTATGGCTCCTGGGGCTGCGGGGTGTGCGCCAACTGCCGCCAGGGCCGGGAGAACTACTGCCAGAACCTCGGCGGTCAGGGCCCCGGCCTTGGAGGCGGTCACGACGGCGGCATGGCCGAGTACCTGCTGGTCCCGGCGCCGCGGTACCTGATTCCGCTCGGTACCCTTGACCCCCGCCGGGCCGCCCCGCTCAGCGACGCCGGACTGACCAGCTATCACGCCGTCAAACGGTCGCTGCACCTGCTGGGACCGGGGTCGACCGCGGTCGTGATCGGGGCGGGCGGTCTGGGTCAGATGACCATCCAGATTCTGCGCGCGCTGAGCGCGGCGACCACCGTAGTCGCCGTGGGCACCGACGCCGGCAAACTGGAAACCGCCAAGCGCATGGGAGCCGACGAGGCACTGCTCTCGGGCGACGAGGCGATCGCGCGCATCAAGGACCTCACGGCGCAGCAGGGCGCACAGCTCGTGCTGGACATGGTCGGAATAGACCCGACGCTGCGGATGGCTGCTCAGGTGGCCAGGGTGCTCGGCCACCTGACCATCGTCGGCCTCGGCGGCGGAGCCCTGCCCGTCGACTTCTCCAGCCCGCCGCACGAGTGCTCGGTCGCCTCGCCCTACTGGGGCACCCTCCCCGAACTGATGGAAGTGATCACCCTCGCCCAGCAGGAAAAGATCAGGATGCTGGTCGAGCACTTCCCATTGGAACGCGCCGGCGAGGCGTACCAGCTCCTGCACGACGGCAAGATCCAAGGGCGCGCCGTCATCACCCCGAGGCATGAGTCCGACGTGTCAACCCGAACGGGACAGCGGGACATGTGCTGTGGCGGCTGGCGCGGGGCGGCCCGGGGAACTCCCATCCTGAGTTCCCGCCGAGGGGCTGTCCGGATGAGTAGCCGGAGGAGCTTGTGCGTGGAATACCTCGTGCGCCACACCCCGCCCTCTCCAGCGAGCAACATAAGGCTGATCGGGTGA
- a CDS encoding lysylphosphatidylglycerol synthase transmembrane domain-containing protein, with the protein MIDAPPPRQVRRAADLSRLLVSGAVLVVTVLPAVTALAPTRRMQQALLDAATALPPGLRDGVVGAVQVVAVVAPVVAVGVLVARRRGDAILRIVPAAALGALLSWPVTHLAMTRSRPGVWPQVLVGRGALVDAGWPPAAYLAACAAAVVAAGPWLEARLRRTWWTLTVGCAGLSITAAAIMPLEAVGALALGGVAGSAVLLLAGAPADRPAPQAVADALVACGIPLAALRETPPPDQRSGEGAGYGAETTTGARLTVQVLGPEDRNRDLFHRLARLALLRHPSDTDAHTPLAAVEHELLMLVFAGRTGARAAEPVIAYPVDKGGALLVTIEHAARPLSAFPGEEITDQILTGVWTSVARLQKHRLAHRALRPEHILVEPDGASRLIAFARARLGATPDALGSDIAELLATTATRIGVPRATQCALAGLGPPLLATALPYLQPLALLGPARREVARYDQARARAAGAGTKRRTVRPGGRPSLLRDLSAAVVEATGAEPAPLAPLARFTWKTIFGLVGAFLVLHLVLPQFASASAVVAALRKADWWWVLAALPVTFISQVFSTCLQMGTIPARLPFGPTYEVQFASSFLNRITPNNVGGMALNLRYLQKTGIETGAATASVGLQSLVSAVSNAVLAAWFFAWAGRHHTGVHLHVPAGRYVLPAIALALAAGGLLGVTPAGRRFLREKVWPFLRAAASTVTGVASDPAKLALLVTGALGLPLIQVVGLVLSVRAFGGGLPFVQAGAVYMAARLVANAAPVPGGLGALEVGLIAGLTALGVTAGAATSAVLVYRLLTFWLNVPLGALALRAVQRKGYA; encoded by the coding sequence GTGATCGACGCTCCGCCGCCGCGCCAGGTGCGCCGGGCGGCCGATCTGTCGCGGCTGCTCGTCTCCGGCGCCGTGCTGGTGGTGACGGTGCTGCCGGCCGTCACGGCGCTCGCACCCACCCGCAGGATGCAGCAGGCGCTGCTCGACGCGGCGACCGCGCTACCGCCGGGATTGCGCGATGGTGTCGTCGGGGCGGTGCAGGTGGTCGCTGTCGTCGCGCCGGTGGTGGCCGTCGGCGTGCTGGTCGCCCGGCGGCGCGGCGACGCGATTCTCCGGATCGTGCCCGCGGCGGCGCTGGGCGCGCTGCTTTCGTGGCCCGTCACCCACCTGGCCATGACGCGTAGCAGACCAGGCGTATGGCCGCAGGTGCTGGTGGGGCGGGGCGCGCTGGTGGATGCCGGCTGGCCGCCGGCAGCGTATCTGGCCGCCTGCGCTGCGGCGGTCGTGGCGGCAGGTCCGTGGCTGGAGGCGCGTCTGCGGCGGACGTGGTGGACGCTGACCGTCGGGTGCGCCGGGCTGAGCATCACAGCCGCCGCCATCATGCCACTTGAGGCAGTCGGCGCGCTCGCCCTAGGAGGTGTGGCCGGATCTGCCGTGCTGCTGCTGGCCGGAGCCCCGGCGGACCGGCCGGCCCCGCAGGCGGTCGCCGACGCACTCGTTGCGTGCGGGATCCCGCTCGCCGCGCTGCGGGAAACGCCGCCACCGGATCAGCGCTCCGGGGAAGGGGCCGGCTACGGCGCCGAGACCACCACCGGTGCGCGACTCACGGTACAGGTGCTCGGCCCCGAGGACCGCAACCGCGACCTCTTCCACCGGCTGGCCCGGCTCGCGCTGCTGCGCCATCCCAGCGACACGGACGCGCATACCCCACTCGCCGCGGTCGAGCACGAACTCCTCATGCTCGTGTTCGCAGGCCGTACCGGCGCCCGGGCGGCCGAGCCGGTGATCGCGTACCCGGTGGACAAGGGCGGCGCACTCCTGGTGACGATCGAGCACGCCGCCCGTCCGCTGTCCGCGTTCCCGGGCGAGGAGATCACCGACCAGATACTCACCGGCGTATGGACGTCCGTGGCCCGCCTCCAAAAGCACCGACTGGCGCACCGGGCGCTCCGCCCGGAACACATCCTCGTCGAGCCGGACGGTGCGTCCCGGCTCATCGCGTTCGCACGCGCCCGGCTGGGCGCCACGCCCGACGCGCTCGGCAGCGACATTGCCGAACTGCTGGCCACCACCGCGACACGCATCGGGGTGCCGCGCGCCACCCAGTGTGCGCTGGCCGGCCTCGGGCCGCCGCTGCTGGCGACCGCCCTGCCCTACCTGCAGCCGCTCGCGCTGCTCGGCCCCGCACGGCGCGAGGTCGCCCGGTACGACCAGGCCCGCGCTCGTGCGGCGGGAGCGGGTACCAAGCGGCGTACGGTACGGCCCGGCGGCCGCCCGAGCCTGCTGCGTGACCTCTCTGCCGCGGTCGTGGAGGCGACCGGCGCCGAGCCCGCTCCCCTCGCGCCCCTCGCGCGCTTCACCTGGAAGACCATCTTCGGCCTGGTCGGTGCATTCCTTGTCCTGCACTTGGTGCTGCCGCAGTTCGCCAGTGCCTCAGCGGTGGTGGCCGCGTTGCGAAAGGCCGACTGGTGGTGGGTGCTCGCGGCACTGCCCGTCACCTTCATCTCCCAGGTGTTCTCCACCTGCCTTCAAATGGGCACCATTCCGGCCAGGTTGCCGTTCGGCCCCACGTACGAGGTGCAGTTCGCCAGTTCGTTCCTGAACCGCATCACCCCGAACAACGTCGGCGGCATGGCGCTCAACCTGCGCTACCTGCAGAAGACGGGGATCGAGACCGGGGCTGCCACGGCCTCCGTCGGCCTGCAGAGTCTCGTCAGCGCCGTCTCCAACGCCGTGCTCGCCGCCTGGTTCTTCGCCTGGGCCGGACGCCACCACACCGGAGTTCACCTGCACGTGCCGGCAGGCCGGTATGTGCTGCCGGCCATCGCCCTGGCCCTCGCGGCAGGGGGTCTGCTCGGTGTCACCCCGGCCGGGCGGCGCTTCCTCCGCGAGAAGGTGTGGCCGTTCCTGCGGGCGGCGGCGTCGACTGTGACGGGGGTCGCCTCCGATCCCGCCAAGCTGGCTCTCCTCGTCACCGGCGCGCTGGGCCTGCCCCTCATCCAGGTCGTCGGACTCGTGTTGAGCGTGCGCGCGTTCGGCGGTGGTCTTCCCTTCGTCCAGGCCGGCGCCGTCTACATGGCGGCACGCCTCGTCGCCAACGCGGCTCCTGTCCCCGGCGGACTGGGTGCCCTCGAAGTCGGCCTCATCGCCGGTCTCACCGCGCTCGGCGTCACGGCCGGCGCAGCCACCTCGGCCGTGCTCGTCTACCGGCTGCTCACCTTCTGGCTGAACGTCCCACTGGGCGCCCTGGCCCTGCGCGCCGTACAGCGCAAGGGCTACGCCTGA